In Candidatus Desulfofervidus auxilii, one genomic interval encodes:
- a CDS encoding tetratricopeptide repeat protein has protein sequence MGGKRTRKGKHLLFYFTCIIIVSFLFGEGCIPQKRYQDKQQEQIQQSLMQAKNLMKKGNYKVALKKYQEIAKLFPQIEDKALYEIGLIYAHPKNPDKNFEESLKYFQKLVREFPKSNLRNQAEVWILILQGIKEKEKAIKALKEKISVLQKENKIKSKKINDLEKQIEKLKEIDLTIEEKKRESLP, from the coding sequence ATGGGTGGAAAGCGAACCAGGAAAGGGAAGCACCTTTTATTTTACTTTACCTGTATCATAATAGTGTCTTTCCTTTTTGGTGAAGGATGTATTCCTCAAAAAAGGTATCAAGATAAACAACAAGAACAAATACAACAGTCATTAATGCAGGCAAAAAATCTTATGAAAAAGGGAAATTATAAAGTTGCACTAAAAAAGTACCAAGAAATAGCAAAATTATTTCCTCAGATAGAGGATAAAGCACTCTATGAGATAGGATTGATTTATGCACATCCTAAAAACCCAGATAAAAATTTTGAGGAGTCTTTAAAGTATTTTCAAAAACTTGTAAGAGAATTCCCTAAAAGCAATTTAAGAAATCAGGCCGAGGTATGGATTCTTATTTTGCAAGGCATTAAAGAAAAAGAAAAGGCAATTAAGGCACTAAAAGAAAAAATTTCTGTTTTACAGAAAGAAAATAAGATAAAAAGTAAAAAAATAAATGACTTGGAAAAACAGATAGAAAAATTAAAGGAAATAGATTTAACTATTGAAGAAAAAAAGAGAGAATCTCTACCTTAA
- a CDS encoding sensor histidine kinase: MKVTIFKRLVISYLVIILLIIFLGVYTTLRLNRLNQIINYIISVDTATVKVVGELTDTIFTQVGYEEKYLISKDQDFYQRFWEIGDYVKKNIKKLEEISDTVEKKNLIKKIKKAHESYISLFEKKVFSAVQNTSDKAYREYKQKKQNIINEISQNLREIAEIAKLDRDKKMEMASAISLQVIKVTTITAGIAIMMVVLISFLNTRNINRPILLLQEKTKQVAKGKFGPPVYISSPPEIKELANAFNTMCERLKELDEMKIDFISHLSHELRTPLTAIKEASSMLLEGVFTDMPEKQYELFSIIKEECERLINGVNRILDLSRMEAGMMSYKFRTFSLFPIIEKSTLKLTPLAQRKKIKIEMNIEDNLPLVRIDEERITQVIENLLSNAIKFTADGGKISISANKNEGNMITVSVTDTGCGIPQEELEKVFEKFKRIESGWVAVRGTGLGLSIAKHIITAHGGQIWVESEPGKGSTFYFTLPVS; encoded by the coding sequence ATGAAAGTAACAATTTTTAAAAGACTTGTTATTAGTTATTTGGTAATTATTTTGTTGATTATTTTTCTGGGGGTTTATACTACTTTGAGACTAAATCGGCTTAATCAGATTATCAATTATATAATTTCTGTAGATACCGCTACAGTAAAAGTTGTAGGAGAACTGACTGATACAATATTTACACAGGTAGGATATGAAGAAAAATATTTAATTTCCAAAGACCAGGATTTCTATCAGCGTTTTTGGGAAATCGGAGATTATGTTAAAAAAAATATAAAGAAACTAGAAGAAATATCTGATACAGTTGAAAAGAAAAATCTGATTAAGAAAATTAAAAAAGCACACGAGTCTTATATTTCATTATTTGAAAAAAAGGTTTTTTCTGCTGTGCAAAATACAAGTGATAAAGCTTATAGGGAATATAAGCAAAAAAAACAAAACATAATTAATGAAATAAGCCAAAATTTGAGAGAAATAGCTGAGATAGCTAAATTGGATAGGGACAAAAAAATGGAGATGGCTAGCGCTATAAGTCTCCAGGTTATTAAAGTAACAACAATTACAGCCGGTATTGCTATAATGATGGTAGTTTTGATTTCGTTTTTAAATACAAGAAATATAAACCGTCCTATTCTTCTTTTGCAGGAAAAAACAAAGCAAGTAGCTAAAGGCAAATTTGGCCCACCTGTGTATATTTCATCTCCGCCTGAAATTAAGGAATTGGCAAATGCATTTAATACTATGTGTGAACGACTAAAAGAATTGGATGAGATGAAAATAGATTTTATCAGCCATTTGTCTCATGAGTTGCGGACTCCATTGACAGCTATAAAGGAAGCTTCTAGTATGCTACTTGAAGGTGTTTTTACAGATATGCCGGAAAAACAATATGAGCTTTTCTCAATTATAAAAGAAGAGTGTGAAAGATTGATAAACGGAGTCAATAGAATTCTTGATCTTTCTCGTATGGAAGCAGGGATGATGAGTTACAAGTTCAGAACCTTTAGTCTCTTTCCAATCATTGAAAAAAGTACTTTAAAGTTGACACCTCTTGCTCAAAGAAAAAAAATTAAGATTGAAATGAATATAGAGGATAATCTTCCTTTAGTGAGAATAGATGAAGAAAGAATAACTCAAGTAATAGAAAACTTATTAAGTAATGCAATAAAATTTACAGCAGATGGAGGTAAAATTTCCATCTCTGCAAACAAGAATGAGGGTAATATGATAACAGTATCTGTGACAGATACCGGTTGTGGCATTCCCCAGGAAGAACTAGAGAAGGTTTTTGAGAAATTTAAACGAATAGAGAGCGGATGGGTGGCGGTAAGAGGGACAGGACTTGGTCTTTCTATCGCTAAACACATCATAACCGCTCATGGGGGGCAAATATGGGTGGAAAGCGAACCAGGAAAGGGAAGCACCTTTTATTTTACTTTACCTGTATCATAA
- the rimI gene encoding ribosomal protein S18-alanine N-acetyltransferase yields MWLVFPANERDIETIYEIEKSCFSRPWSKVSFYEELKHYYSYLWIAKNISTKEIAGFICFWLIWDEMHILNIAVKPEFQGRGIGSLLLNNAISLALKKGVEWVRLEVRPSNLKAISFYKKFGFKEIGRRRHYYFDTGEDAIIMELKIKEVKNGSKNRY; encoded by the coding sequence ATGTGGCTGGTATTCCCAGCCAATGAAAGAGATATAGAGACCATTTATGAAATAGAGAAAAGCTGTTTTTCTAGGCCATGGAGCAAGGTATCTTTTTATGAAGAATTAAAACACTATTATAGCTATCTATGGATAGCAAAGAATATTTCTACAAAGGAAATAGCTGGTTTTATTTGTTTCTGGCTTATATGGGATGAAATGCATATTTTAAATATTGCGGTTAAACCAGAATTTCAGGGAAGAGGGATAGGTAGTCTGTTATTGAATAATGCCATCAGTTTGGCCCTAAAGAAAGGGGTAGAATGGGTGCGGCTAGAAGTAAGGCCATCTAACTTAAAGGCGATTTCTTTTTATAAAAAGTTTGGGTTTAAAGAGATAGGCAGACGGCGACATTATTATTTTGATACTGGTGAAGATGCCATTATCATGGAATTAAAAATAAAGGAGGTCAAAAATGGGAGTAAAAATAGGTATTAA
- a CDS encoding phosphoglycerate kinase: protein MLYINEIDIAKKRLFIRVDCNVPLDKNLNITDDTRIRRILPTINYALDEDAMIILASHLDRPKGKRVPEMSLAPVVRRLRRLLHKEVTLAPDCVGDEVEKMAEEMKPGDIIFLENLRFHPGETANDPEFARELANLTDIYINDAFAVCHRAHASVVGVPKYTKTCAAGFLLKDELTYFHRALEAPARPLVAVIGGSKVSSKLIALENLLNRVDKLIIGGAMANTFLKAFGYNVGNSFVENELLDTAKKLAKKAKHNSVKLYLPVDCVVAEAMEPHAETKIVPVQEVPPKWYILDIGPATTALFKEALQNARTIIWNGPMGAFEMDAFSRGTMAMVSNIADTYALTIVGGGDTDVAIYKAGAADRFSYISTGGGAFVELLEGKTLPGVAALEECAKRIKHE, encoded by the coding sequence ATGCTTTATATCAATGAAATTGATATTGCTAAAAAACGGCTTTTTATTCGGGTAGATTGTAATGTTCCTTTAGATAAAAATCTCAATATCACTGATGATACTCGTATTAGGCGGATTTTACCTACCATAAACTACGCCTTGGATGAAGATGCGATGATTATTCTGGCTTCTCACCTAGATCGCCCCAAGGGCAAAAGAGTGCCTGAAATGAGTCTTGCACCAGTAGTGAGGCGTTTGCGTCGACTATTGCATAAGGAGGTGACTTTAGCCCCTGATTGTGTGGGAGATGAAGTTGAAAAAATGGCGGAAGAAATGAAACCAGGTGATATAATTTTTTTGGAAAATCTCCGTTTCCATCCTGGAGAAACAGCCAACGACCCTGAATTTGCTAGGGAACTAGCTAACTTAACCGATATTTATATAAACGATGCCTTTGCTGTTTGTCACCGGGCTCATGCCTCTGTAGTAGGAGTGCCTAAGTATACTAAAACATGTGCTGCTGGTTTTCTTTTAAAGGATGAATTGACTTATTTCCATCGGGCCTTGGAAGCTCCGGCTCGCCCTTTGGTAGCAGTAATTGGAGGGAGTAAGGTCTCTTCTAAATTAATCGCCTTAGAAAATTTGCTAAACAGAGTAGATAAACTTATTATTGGTGGGGCTATGGCCAATACCTTCTTAAAAGCATTCGGATATAATGTAGGAAACTCATTTGTAGAAAATGAGCTTTTAGATACAGCTAAAAAATTAGCAAAAAAGGCCAAACATAATAGTGTTAAATTATACCTTCCAGTAGATTGTGTAGTAGCTGAAGCAATGGAACCTCATGCTGAGACAAAAATTGTGCCTGTTCAGGAAGTGCCTCCTAAGTGGTATATTTTGGATATTGGGCCAGCTACTACTGCCTTATTTAAGGAGGCCTTGCAAAATGCCAGGACAATTATTTGGAATGGTCCTATGGGGGCATTTGAGATGGATGCCTTTAGTCGTGGAACAATGGCTATGGTAAGTAATATTGCTGATACTTATGCCTTGACAATTGTTGGTGGAGGGGATACAGATGTAGCTATTTATAAAGCTGGAGCTGCTGATAGATTTTCATACATCTCTACAGGAGGTGGGGCATTTGTGGAACTATTGGAAGGAAAAACCCTTCCTGGTGTGGCAGCTTTAGAAGAGTGTGCTAAAAGGATTAAACATGAGTAG
- the secG gene encoding preprotein translocase subunit SecG — MFTFIVILHVIICLALIFIILLQRGRGAEMGAAFGGASQTLFGPGGSLNLLNKVTTVLAILFFLTSISLTYMASHKKVETEIKKAPVTTTEKQIPQNTKQSPLPKGLTEKNKSDKK; from the coding sequence ATGTTCACTTTTATAGTTATTTTACATGTAATAATTTGTTTAGCCTTAATCTTTATCATTTTACTACAAAGGGGCCGGGGGGCAGAGATGGGAGCAGCCTTTGGAGGAGCCAGTCAGACTCTGTTTGGCCCTGGGGGTTCCCTAAATTTATTGAATAAAGTTACTACTGTCTTAGCAATCCTTTTCTTTCTGACTTCCATTTCATTGACATATATGGCATCCCATAAGAAAGTGGAAACGGAAATAAAAAAAGCACCTGTAACTACTACTGAAAAACAAATACCCCAAAATACCAAGCAAAGTCCATTACCAAAGGGCTTGACGGAGAAAAATAAATCAGATAAAAAATAA
- the gap gene encoding type I glyceraldehyde-3-phosphate dehydrogenase — MGVKIGINGFGRIGRYLLRVIHNQKMDVDVVAVNARASTEMYAHLLKYDSVHGKFPGEVAVNGDNIIVDGKEIKMLRITDDLSKIPWGELGVDIVMETTGKFRDKESCLKHIKAGAKKVIISAPGKGVDVTIVMGVNEECYDPKNHHIISNASCTTNCLAPVVKVLHDNFKIKRGLMTTVHSYTMDQRLLDGSHKKDFRRARAAAVSMVPTTTGAAIAVTKVIPELEGKLDGIAIRVPTPNESIVDLVAELEANVSKEQVNEVFKKAAEGRLKGILAYSEEPLVSVDYIGNPHSAVVDGLLTNVIDENLVKVFAWYDNEAGFAYRMMDLAMYVAERM; from the coding sequence ATGGGAGTAAAAATAGGTATTAATGGTTTTGGACGGATTGGGAGGTATTTATTGAGAGTTATTCATAACCAAAAAATGGACGTAGACGTGGTAGCCGTTAATGCTAGGGCTAGCACAGAAATGTATGCCCATTTACTTAAATATGACTCTGTCCATGGGAAGTTTCCAGGAGAAGTGGCTGTGAATGGAGATAATATAATAGTAGATGGCAAAGAAATAAAAATGCTTCGCATCACCGATGATTTATCCAAGATACCTTGGGGAGAGTTGGGCGTAGACATTGTGATGGAAACAACTGGAAAATTTAGGGACAAAGAGAGTTGTTTAAAACATATAAAAGCCGGGGCTAAAAAGGTGATTATTAGTGCACCTGGTAAGGGAGTGGATGTAACTATAGTTATGGGAGTGAATGAAGAATGCTATGACCCTAAAAATCATCATATTATTTCTAATGCCTCTTGCACTACTAACTGTCTTGCCCCAGTGGTAAAGGTGTTACACGATAATTTTAAAATAAAGAGGGGATTAATGACCACTGTTCATTCCTATACCATGGATCAGCGTTTATTAGATGGTTCTCATAAAAAGGATTTTCGTCGGGCCAGAGCAGCCGCTGTTTCTATGGTGCCTACCACTACAGGAGCAGCGATTGCCGTTACCAAAGTGATTCCTGAATTGGAAGGAAAATTAGATGGAATAGCCATCCGGGTGCCTACACCCAATGAGTCTATTGTAGACTTAGTAGCGGAGTTAGAGGCAAATGTGAGCAAAGAACAAGTAAATGAGGTATTCAAAAAAGCAGCTGAAGGAAGATTAAAGGGAATTTTGGCCTATAGCGAAGAACCTTTAGTTTCAGTAGATTATATAGGCAATCCTCATTCTGCGGTGGTAGATGGTCTTTTGACCAACGTTATTGATGAAAATTTAGTTAAAGTATTTGCCTGGTATGACAATGAAGCTGGATTTGCTTATAGGATGATGGATTTAGCTATGTATGTGGCAGAGAGAATGTAA
- the mnmG gene encoding tRNA uridine-5-carboxymethylaminomethyl(34) synthesis enzyme MnmG yields MLIYPEMFDVIVVGAGHAGCEAALAAARMGCAVLLITTNVDRIAHMSCNPAIGGLAKGHLVKEIDALGGEMAKNIDATGIQFRRLNTQKGPAVWSSRAQADRELYRLQMKFVLEKQPNLFIKQAIVDEIITENKEVKGIKTSTSEIFLGKTVILTPGTFLKGLIHIGLNNFPGGRMGDLPSNKLSICLKRLGFEIIRFNTCTCPRLDGKTIDFSKLEPQYGDEPPHPFSFSTEKIDRPQIPCYLTYTNSETHEIIRKNIKYAPLISGKVSGKSPRYCPSIEEKIIKFPEKERHQIFLEPEGLNTTEVYPNGTFTSLPIDVQLKMLRSIKGLEKVEIVRPGYAIEYDFANPTQLKPSLETKLIKGLFFAGQINGTSGYEEAAAQGIMAGINAVKYIRGEDPLILDRSQAYIGVLIDDLITKGTNEPYRMFTSRAEYRLLLREDNADLRLMPLGYELGLIDEGTYQKFLEKKKAIEKTLKLLEEIKLNPTAHINKVLKKIGTTPIKNPVRLKDILRRPEVEFSKLFIFNEEFKNLSQAVIEEVSFQVKYEGYIKRQAEQVAKFKKWENMKLPPETDYYSIPGLSNEIKEKLSRLRPASLGQAARVPGVTPAAITLLQVYLHKIKKAA; encoded by the coding sequence ATGCTTATTTATCCAGAAATGTTTGATGTTATTGTAGTTGGAGCAGGGCATGCTGGGTGTGAAGCGGCGTTAGCGGCTGCACGCATGGGTTGTGCTGTACTCTTAATCACGACTAATGTAGATAGGATTGCTCATATGTCTTGTAATCCAGCTATTGGGGGATTGGCCAAAGGGCATCTGGTAAAGGAAATAGATGCGTTAGGGGGAGAAATGGCCAAAAATATTGATGCTACTGGCATTCAATTTAGACGTTTAAATACTCAAAAAGGACCGGCGGTGTGGTCATCTAGGGCTCAGGCAGATAGAGAACTTTATCGTTTACAAATGAAGTTTGTTTTGGAAAAACAACCAAATTTATTTATAAAACAAGCAATAGTGGATGAAATTATAACAGAAAATAAAGAGGTTAAGGGGATAAAAACCAGTACTTCTGAAATATTTCTAGGAAAAACTGTAATACTCACCCCAGGGACATTTCTTAAAGGATTAATTCATATAGGTCTTAATAATTTTCCTGGGGGAAGAATGGGAGACCTTCCTTCTAACAAATTATCTATATGTCTAAAAAGGCTTGGATTTGAAATTATCCGTTTTAATACATGCACTTGCCCTAGGTTAGATGGAAAAACCATTGATTTTAGTAAATTAGAACCTCAATATGGAGACGAACCCCCTCATCCATTTTCATTTTCTACAGAAAAAATAGACCGCCCGCAAATCCCTTGTTATCTTACTTATACTAACTCTGAGACTCATGAAATAATCCGAAAAAATATAAAATATGCTCCTCTTATCTCAGGTAAAGTTTCTGGAAAGTCACCTAGATATTGCCCTTCTATTGAAGAGAAAATCATAAAGTTCCCTGAAAAGGAAAGGCATCAAATATTTTTAGAACCCGAGGGACTAAATACCACCGAAGTTTATCCAAACGGAACATTTACTAGTTTGCCCATAGATGTTCAGCTAAAAATGTTAAGAAGCATTAAAGGACTGGAAAAGGTAGAAATTGTCCGTCCTGGCTATGCCATTGAATATGACTTTGCTAATCCTACTCAATTAAAACCCTCCCTTGAAACCAAGTTAATTAAAGGCTTATTTTTTGCAGGTCAGATTAATGGAACTTCGGGTTATGAAGAGGCAGCAGCACAAGGTATAATGGCTGGTATCAATGCAGTTAAATATATCCGAGGTGAAGACCCCCTTATTTTAGACCGTTCTCAGGCTTATATTGGGGTGCTGATAGATGACCTCATTACTAAGGGCACAAATGAACCTTATCGAATGTTTACTTCTAGGGCGGAATATCGGTTGTTATTGAGAGAGGATAATGCCGATTTACGTCTTATGCCCTTGGGATATGAATTGGGTTTGATAGACGAGGGAACTTACCAAAAGTTTTTAGAGAAGAAAAAAGCCATTGAAAAAACATTAAAATTACTTGAAGAAATCAAATTAAATCCTACGGCCCATATAAACAAGGTCTTGAAAAAAATAGGCACTACTCCCATTAAAAATCCGGTGCGATTAAAAGACATCTTGAGGCGACCTGAAGTAGAGTTTAGTAAACTTTTTATATTTAATGAAGAGTTTAAAAACCTATCTCAGGCGGTGATAGAAGAAGTGAGTTTTCAAGTGAAATACGAAGGTTATATCAAACGCCAAGCTGAGCAGGTAGCCAAGTTCAAAAAGTGGGAGAACATGAAGTTACCTCCAGAGACAGATTATTATTCCATCCCTGGTCTATCCAACGAAATAAAAGAAAAGTTATCCAGATTGCGGCCTGCTTCTTTAGGACAGGCTGCCCGGGTCCCCGGGGTAACTCCAGCAGCCATTACCCTCTTACAAGTATATCTTCATAAAATCAAAAAAGCGGCCTGA
- the tpiA gene encoding triose-phosphate isomerase, translated as MSRTPLIAGNWKMYKTIPEALALVKALLPHLPKDREVAVAPPFTALYSVASCIKGTALKLAAQNVFWEREGAYTGEISPLMLKDVGCEYVIIGHSERRQYFGEVDKTVTKKVNSVLEEGLKPILCVGERLEEREKGETFEIVKKQLIGGLGNIQEIQKIVIAYEPVWAIGTGKTASPAQAQEVHKYLRHLVEEKWGRENSEKIRILYGGSVKPENIDELMQEEDIDGALVGGASLKAETFVKIMNYGVT; from the coding sequence ATGAGTAGAACACCTCTCATTGCCGGTAACTGGAAAATGTATAAAACCATACCTGAGGCATTGGCCTTGGTTAAAGCCCTTTTGCCGCATTTGCCCAAAGATAGAGAAGTGGCAGTAGCCCCTCCTTTTACTGCCCTTTATTCAGTAGCATCTTGTATAAAGGGCACAGCATTAAAATTAGCCGCCCAAAATGTATTTTGGGAAAGAGAAGGTGCTTACACCGGAGAAATTTCTCCGCTAATGCTTAAAGATGTAGGCTGTGAATATGTAATTATTGGGCATTCTGAAAGACGTCAATATTTTGGAGAAGTAGATAAAACAGTCACTAAAAAGGTAAATAGCGTTTTGGAAGAAGGACTTAAACCTATTTTATGTGTAGGAGAAAGATTGGAGGAAAGAGAAAAAGGGGAAACATTTGAAATAGTGAAAAAACAATTAATAGGAGGTTTAGGAAATATTCAAGAAATACAAAAAATAGTGATTGCCTATGAACCTGTATGGGCCATTGGGACAGGAAAGACAGCCTCTCCTGCCCAGGCCCAGGAAGTCCATAAATACCTTCGGCATTTGGTGGAAGAAAAATGGGGGAGAGAAAATTCTGAAAAAATAAGAATTCTTTATGGAGGAAGTGTGAAGCCTGAAAATATTGATGAATTGATGCAAGAAGAGGATATTGATGGAGCTTTAGTAGGGGGAGCCAGCTTGAAGGCTGAGACCTTTGTTAAAATAATGAATTATGGAGTAACGTAA
- a CDS encoding sigma-54-dependent transcriptional regulator has product MDKILVVDDDLNILRVLKMRLEAEGYLVTTVAEAHEAIEIGKEEDFDLAIVDLKLTKQNGIELMEDLRQINSEMPVIILTAYGTIESAVEAMRKGAYSYLTKPFEHRELLLQIKNGIEKYRLSKEVKRLRGIVRERYKFENIIGESEKMKKVLELVSRAAETDSNVYIQGESGTGKELIAKALHLASTRKNGPFVAINCATIPETLLESELFGFKKGAFTGAFYTKKGLFAQADGGSILLDEISEIPLSMQAKLLRVIEEKEFYPIGSEKTTKVNVRIIAASNKDLEKEVKKGNFRNDLFYRIHVIPFKLPPLRERKEDIPLLADYFLRKFSKKMKKEIKGFSPDALKKMMLYSWPGNVRELENVIECAVAMSTQDIISGDLIFPTQAIKESILKPLKKAKVEFEKRYIIQLMELTQGNVTQAAKLAGKYRADLYKLLEKYNINPENFRKK; this is encoded by the coding sequence ATGGATAAAATATTAGTAGTAGATGATGATTTAAATATTCTTAGAGTTTTAAAAATGAGGTTAGAAGCAGAAGGCTATTTGGTTACCACTGTAGCTGAAGCCCATGAGGCAATAGAGATTGGAAAAGAAGAAGATTTTGATTTAGCAATAGTTGACCTTAAGCTTACCAAACAGAATGGAATTGAACTTATGGAAGATCTGCGTCAAATCAATTCAGAGATGCCTGTAATTATTCTTACTGCCTATGGCACGATTGAAAGTGCTGTAGAGGCTATGAGAAAAGGAGCTTATAGTTACTTGACTAAGCCTTTTGAACATCGTGAACTTCTTTTACAGATAAAAAATGGGATTGAAAAGTACCGACTTTCAAAAGAAGTAAAAAGACTTAGAGGTATTGTAAGAGAAAGATATAAGTTTGAAAATATCATCGGTGAAAGCGAAAAGATGAAAAAAGTGCTGGAGTTAGTATCACGGGCAGCAGAAACAGATTCTAATGTTTATATTCAAGGAGAAAGTGGGACAGGAAAGGAATTGATTGCTAAGGCATTACATTTAGCAAGTACAAGAAAAAATGGGCCATTTGTGGCTATAAACTGTGCAACTATCCCTGAGACATTATTAGAAAGTGAGTTATTTGGTTTTAAAAAAGGGGCATTTACAGGTGCTTTTTACACCAAAAAAGGACTTTTTGCTCAAGCTGACGGTGGTTCTATCCTCTTGGATGAAATATCAGAAATTCCTTTATCAATGCAGGCAAAATTGTTACGAGTGATAGAAGAAAAGGAATTTTATCCCATAGGTTCAGAAAAAACCACAAAGGTAAATGTAAGGATAATAGCTGCTTCAAACAAAGACCTTGAAAAAGAAGTGAAGAAAGGTAATTTTCGCAATGACCTTTTCTATCGTATTCATGTCATTCCTTTCAAGTTACCTCCTTTAAGGGAAAGGAAAGAAGACATCCCTCTTTTAGCAGATTACTTCTTAAGAAAATTTTCAAAGAAGATGAAAAAGGAAATAAAGGGTTTTTCACCAGATGCACTCAAAAAAATGATGCTTTATTCCTGGCCGGGCAATGTTAGAGAGTTAGAAAATGTTATAGAATGTGCAGTGGCTATGTCCACACAGGATATAATTAGTGGAGATTTGATCTTCCCAACACAGGCAATAAAAGAAAGTATTTTGAAACCACTAAAAAAAGCAAAAGTTGAATTTGAAAAGAGATATATTATTCAACTTATGGAACTTACACAAGGAAATGTGACACAAGCAGCTAAGTTAGCTGGAAAATATAGGGCAGACCTTTATAAACTTTTAGAAAAATATAACATAAATCCAGAAAATTTTAGGAAAAAGTAG
- the rapZ gene encoding RNase adapter RapZ — protein MSLSKLIVVTGTSGSGKTTALKTFEDLGFFCVDNLPPSLLPKFLELAQNSQAEKIALGIDIREREFTSQGEPIFQNIFQLGSNVDILFLDAQDEVLIRRFKETRRKHPLTQKGKGLKESIGEERVYLEEIRKTATQIIDTTFFNVHDLKRWIEARYAQNALRHINIHVISFSFKFGIPLEADLVFDVRFLPNPYFVSELKELNGRHNQVKIFMEKSKELKIFMEKLLDLLRFLMPLYKQEGKHYLNIAIGCTGGKHRSVFVAEKLIETLKQEFNKEFYISLLHRDIERK, from the coding sequence ATGTCTTTATCTAAATTAATTGTGGTTACAGGAACATCTGGGTCAGGGAAGACCACCGCTTTAAAAACCTTTGAAGATCTAGGTTTTTTTTGTGTAGATAACCTGCCTCCTTCTCTTTTACCAAAGTTTCTGGAATTAGCTCAAAATAGCCAGGCAGAAAAAATTGCGTTAGGAATAGACATCAGGGAAAGAGAGTTTACTAGCCAAGGGGAACCAATTTTTCAGAATATCTTTCAACTAGGAAGTAATGTGGATATTTTATTCCTAGATGCCCAAGATGAAGTTTTGATTAGACGTTTCAAAGAAACACGGCGAAAACACCCGCTTACTCAAAAAGGAAAAGGTCTTAAGGAAAGTATTGGTGAAGAAAGGGTGTATTTAGAAGAGATAAGAAAAACAGCTACTCAAATTATTGATACCACCTTTTTCAATGTGCACGATTTAAAAAGATGGATAGAGGCTAGATATGCTCAAAATGCGTTAAGGCATATAAATATCCATGTAATTTCTTTTAGCTTTAAATTTGGGATTCCCTTAGAAGCAGATCTGGTCTTTGACGTAAGATTCTTACCTAATCCTTATTTTGTTTCTGAATTAAAAGAATTAAATGGACGCCATAATCAAGTAAAAATATTTATGGAAAAGAGTAAAGAGCTAAAAATATTTATGGAGAAATTGCTAGACTTACTCAGATTTCTTATGCCTCTTTATAAACAAGAAGGAAAACATTACCTTAATATCGCTATTGGATGTACAGGAGGAAAACATCGTTCTGTGTTTGTGGCAGAGAAATTAATAGAGACATTAAAACAGGAGTTTAATAAAGAATTCTACATTTCTTTATTACATAGAGACATTGAAAGGAAGTAA
- a CDS encoding PTS sugar transporter subunit IIA, which translates to MVGIVLVTHCNLGKALIEAAHFISGNLKNIKAVSITDEPPEALRRAITKALQEVDEGDGVLILTDMFGGTPSNLSFSFLEPGKIEVVTGVNLPMFLSAINKQDDDLKTLATYVKKKAITSIVQGSEELG; encoded by the coding sequence ATGGTAGGAATTGTTTTGGTAACCCATTGTAATTTAGGAAAGGCATTGATAGAAGCAGCTCACTTTATTAGTGGTAACTTGAAGAATATTAAGGCAGTGAGTATAACGGATGAACCCCCTGAGGCGTTACGCAGGGCGATAACTAAAGCTCTCCAAGAGGTAGATGAAGGGGATGGTGTATTAATTTTGACAGATATGTTTGGAGGAACTCCTTCTAATTTAAGTTTTTCTTTCTTAGAGCCAGGAAAAATAGAAGTGGTTACTGGAGTAAATCTGCCTATGTTTCTTAGCGCCATAAACAAGCAGGATGATGATTTGAAGACCTTAGCTACATATGTCAAAAAAAAGGCTATAACTTCCATTGTGCAAGGAAGTGAGGAATTGGGTTAA